The following is a genomic window from Sinorhizobium fredii NGR234.
GGCTGATGCCGAAGAAGCTGCCGCCGGACACCTCGAAGATGCTGCTCTGCCCGATGCCGGGCGTGGTGACATCGATCGCCGTCAAGGCCGGCGACACGGTCGAGGCCGGCCAGTCGCTCGCCGTCGTCGAGGCGATGAAGATGGAAAACATCCTCAGGGCCGAGAAGCGCGCGACGGTGAAGCGGGTGGCGATCGCCGCCGGCGCGAGCCTGGCGGTCGATGAGCTGATCATGGAGTTCGAGTGATGAGGGCGAATTGGGCGGAAATCGCGATGGGCTCGTCGATACTCCTCGACCGCACCGTTGCCGGAGAGCCGTGACTGCCCCTCACCCTAGCCCTCTCCCCGCGAGCGGGGAGAAGGTGGCGGCAGCCGGATGAGGGGCTGTCCGCCCAACAAACCGGCTGGACGACGAAAGGTCCCGTGAAGGGCGCGCCCGACGAAACGTAATTCGGAGCAATGCGATGACCGAGACAACGACCACCAACGACTGGGAAGCCCTCGCCGAGAAGGAGCTCAAAGCCTCCCCCGAGAGCCTCACCTGGCACACCCCGGAAGGCATCGAGGTCAAGCCGCTCTATACGCGCGACGACCTCTCGGACATCGGCTCGCTCGACTCGCTGCCGGGCTTCGAGCCGTTCCTGCGCGGTCCCCGCGCCACCATGTATGCCGGCCGGCCCTGGACGATCCGGCAATATGCCGGCTTCTCCACGGCGGAAGCGTCGAATGCCTTCTACCGCAGGAACCTTGCCGCCGGCCAGCAGGGCGTCTCGGTCGCCTTCGACCTCGCCACCCACCGCGGCTATGACAGCGACCATCCGCGCGTCGAGGGCGACGTCGGCAAGGCGGGCGTGGCGATCGACTCGGTCGAGGACATGAAGGTCCTGTTCGACGGTATCCCGCTCGAGAAGATCTCCGTGTCGATGACCATGAACGGCGCGGTGATCCCGATCCTCGCCTCCTTCATCGTCGCCGGCGAGGAACAGGGCGTGCCGCGCGAAAAACTCTCCGGGACCATCCAGAACGACATCCTCAAGGAGTTCATGGTCCGCAACACCTATATCTACCCGCCGGAACCCTCGATGCGGATCGTCGCCGACATCATCGAATATACGGCGAAGGAGATGCCGAAGTTCAATTCGATCTCGATCTCCGGCTATCACATGCAGGAGGCCGGCGCGACGCTGGTGCAGGAGCTTGCCTTCACGCTCGCCGACGGGCGCGAATATGTGCGCGCCGCACTCGCCAAGGGGCTGAACGTCGACGACTTCGCCGGCCGGCTCTCGTTCTTCTTCGCAATCGGCATGAACTTCTTCATGGAGGCAGCGAAGCTCCGCGCCGCACGGCTCTTGTGGACGCGGATCATGAAGGAGTTCGAGCCGAAGAAGGCATCGTCGCTGATGCTCCGGACCCACTGCCAGACCTCCGGCGTGTCGCTTGCCGAGCAGGATCCGTACAACAACATCATCCGTACCGCCTTCGAGGCGATGTCGGCGGTGCTCGGCGGCACCCAATCGCTGCACACCAATTCCTTCGACGAGGCGATCGCCCTGCCGACCGAGTTTTCCGCCCGCATCGCCCGCAACACGCAGCTGATCCTCCAGCACGAGACCGGGGTGACCAAGGTCGTCGATCCGCTGGCCGGCTCCTACTACGTCGAGAGCCTGACGAACGAGCTTGCCGAGAAGGCCTGGGCGCTGATCGAGGAGGTCGAGGCGCTCGGCGGCATGACCAAGGCGGTCAATGCCGGCCTGCCGAAACGGCTGATCGAAGAAGCGGCGACGCGGCGCCAGGCGGCGGTCGACCGGGGCGACGAGGTCATCGTCGGTGTCAACAAGTACCGGCTCGAGAGCGAAGAGCCGATCGACATCCTGCAGATTGACAACTCCGCAGTCCGCGCCGCGCAGGTCAAGCGGATCGAGGAGACCAGGCGCCGCCGTGACTCGCGGAAGGTCAAGGAGACGCTGGACGCGTTGGCCGACGTGGCGAAGAGCGGCAAGGGAAATCTGCTCGCCGCCGCAGTCGAGGCCGCCCGGGCGCGCGCCACCGTCGGCGAGATCTCCGACGCGATGCGGCAGGCCTTCGGCGATTACACCGCGGTCCCGGAAGTCGTCACCGACATCTACGGCAAGGCCTACGAGGGCGACCCGGAACTCGGGGTGCTCGCCGGACGCCTCGATGACGCGACGAAGCGGCTCGGCCACAAGCCGAAGATCATGGTCGCCAAGCTCGGCCAGGACGGCCACGACCGCGGCGCCAAGGTGATCGCCTCGGCCTTCGGCGACATCGGCTTCGACGTCGTCGCCGGCCCGCTGTTCCAGACGCCGGACGAGGCGGCCGAGCTGGCGCTTGCCGAAGAGGTGACCGTAGTCGGCGTCTCCTCGCTCGCCGCCGGCCACAAGACGCTGATGCCGCAACTCGCCGAAGCGCTGAAGAAGCGCGGCGGCGAGGACATCATCGTCGTTTGCGGCGGCGTCATCCCGCGGCAGGACTACCAGTACCTCATGGAAAACGGCGTCTCCGCCGTCTTCGGCCCGGGTACTCATGTGCTCGACGCCGCCCGCGCCGTCCTCGATCTGATCGAAGGCAAGCGACGCAACGTCTGAGAACTGCAGAAGCGGATTTTCCATGCGAACGGCGGCTCGTCAAAGAGCCGCCGTTCGCATGCGCGGTCCCACCGGCTCGACCGCGCTTTACCTCGGCTCTTTTTGAACTACTATCATCGCTGTAGCGGATAAGCGTATTCGCAACGCCACCGCCAGAGGGAACCGCATGCAGATCGGCAAACCTCACGAGGCGATCACCCGCATTTGCCAGGCAAGTGCGGAGAGCGTCGAAGTGCGCGGCCGCGATCTCTGCCGCGATCTCATGGGACGGCTGAGCTTTACGGAGTATTTCTACCTGCTGCTGACCGGCCGGGAGCCGACGGACAACCAGCGCTACTTTCTCGACCTGCTGCTCATTGCCATTGCCGAGCATGGCATGATGCCGACGGTCCAGGCGGCCCGCATGACGCTTGCGGCCGAACCGGATTCGCTGCAGGGCGCTCTCGCTGCAGGACTTCTCGGCTGCGGTCCCGTCCTGGTCGGAACGTCGGAACGGTGCGGCAAGCTCCTGGCCGAGGCGCAGGCCCGTGTCGCGGCCGGCGAGAATGCGAAGGCGGTCGCCCTGGACATGCTGCGGGAGATCCGCAAGGCCGGCGGCAAGCTGCCGGGCTTCGGACATCCGGTGCATCGCCCGACCGATCCGCGCGCCGAACGCATTCTCGAACTCGCCGACATGCGCGGCGTCGGCGGAGCGCATGTGCGCATGGCGCGAGACTTCCGCGCCGCGGCCGCCGAGGTCTGGGGAAAGCCTCTTGTCATGAATGTCTCGATGCCGATCGCTGCCGTGCTTCTGGATCTCGAGTTTCCCGTTGCGATGATCAAGGCCGTGCCGCTGCTGGCCCGTGCCGGTGGCCTGCTCGCCCACCTGGCGGAAGAGCAGCAGAACCCGATCGGCTTCACCCTGGCGGCGCATGCGGAAGCTGCAGTCACCTACCGGAACGACGAGGGTGGTGGCTGATGATGTTCGAGCCCCATGTCGAGACGCTGCCCTGGCGCGATCAGATCCGGTCGGATGACGCGCTCTACCGGAAACAGATCGCATACCTCCTGGCGCATTCGCGCTTCTATCAAGGCAAGCTCCGGGATGCCGGTTTCGAGACGGTCGAAAGGATCGGTGGATTGGAGGCGATCGCCGAGCTTCCGCTGACCGAGAAGAGCGAGGTCCGGGCGAGTTGCAGTGAGGCGGAGCCGATGGGTACCCATGTTGCCGTGCCGATGGACCGGATCGTCCGCATCTACTCCACCAGCGGCACGACCGGAACGCCCAGCTATATTCCGCTGACGGCGCAAGATCTCGACAATTGGGTGACGACGTCGGCGCGCAGCTATTCGGCCTCGGGGATCGGACACGGCGAGGCGATCGTTTCGACTTACAACGCCGGGCCCTTCGCTGCCGGTGCAGCACTCGGCGCCTTCGACCGGCTCGGCATGTGCCATATCCCGGTCGGCACGGGAAACACCGAACGGCTGATGACTGCCATCCGGCTATTAAAACCTTCGGCAGCGGTAATGACACCCTCCTACGCGGCCTATCTCGGCGAATGGGCCGCCGATCGCGGCCTCGATCTCAAAGGCTCCAGCGTCCGCCGGCTGCTCGTCGCCGGCGAACCCGGCGGCGGCGAAGCGAAATTGCGGGCGCGCCTCGAAGAGGCATGGGGCGCGAAGGTCACGGAGGCCATGGGCATCGGCGATATCGGCGTGTCTCTCTGGGGCGAATGCGAGGAGCAATGCGGCATGCATCTCGGCGCACGCGGCTTCGTCCATGCCGAGCTGATCGATCCTGAAACCGAAACGCCGAGCCCCCTCGAGGATGGCGCGAAAGGCGAGCTGGTGCTCACCCATCTTCGCCATCAGGCCGCACCGATGCTGCGGTTTCGCACCCGCGACCATGTCGAGATATGGACCTCTGTTTGTCGATGCGGACGGACGGCGCCGCGTGCGCGCTGCATCGGCCGGACGGACGACCTGTTGATCGTCCGCGGCGTGAATGTCTTTCCGTCCGCGATCCGCGACGTGGTGAACGAATTTGCGCCGGCGGTCAGCGGTGTCGTCCTGATAAAACCCTTGAGCGCCGGCGCCCGTCAGGAGCCGCCCTTGCCGGTCTCGGTGGAACGCGCCAGGGACAGCGAAGGCACGCCGGAGCTCGCCGAAAAGATCCAGAAGCGCATCCGCGACGTGCTCGTCGTTTCCACGCGGATAGAACTCGTGCCCTGGGGCACGCTGCAGCGCAGCGAATACAAGTCGAAACTGGTGCAGCACCAAGCGGGATGAAGGCTGAGCGGTTTTCCGCTCGCATTCCGCGGCAAGGAAATTGGGAGGACGGCAATGCGGAAGCTTCAAGCGCAGGGGGTCCATCACATCACGCTGGTCGGCGCGGACCGGCAGACTTCGATCGACTTCTGGGAGGGCATTCTCGGCATGCCCTTCATCTTCGAACAACCGAACCTCGACCGGGCGTCGGAAAGCCATCTCTATTTCGACCCGGGCGACGGCCGGCTGATCACCGTTTTCACCGACGAGAACCGCAGGCCCGACCCGAAGCGGACATCGACGGATGTCGGCTGCGTGCATCACATCGCCTTCGCCGTCTCGCGCGCCACGTTCCTGCAGACGGTCGAGCGTTTGAACGAGCGGGAAATCAAGCACAGCGGCGTCAAAGATCGCGGCTTCATGGACTCGATCTATTTTGAAGACCCGCTTGGGCTCCTGGTCGAGCTCGCCTCCTATCGCTTCGAGCCGCCGGCCGGCCACAGCCATGCCGACGTGTTGATGGAGGCGCACAACATCCGGCTGGCGCGCGGCGACTATGCCATTGCCGAAGTGCATCTCGCCGATGCGATCGAGGCGCTGGTCGAAAGCACCCGGCCAACGCTTTCGGCGGACCGCACGCCAAAGGACCCCTACGGATCGTCATGATCGCAGAAACGCTCGGAACAATTCAGGCAAGCAGAGGGAGGAAGAGAGATGGCAACGATAAAACTCAACGTGATCAAGCCCAGCGTCAACAACATGACGGTGCGCGTCTTCTTAAGGGCGGCGAAGCTCGATTTTGCCGAGCATGACGTCTACGGGCAGACGCGCTCCGCCGAGTATCTGGCACGCGCCCCGTCGCACCTGACGCCGATGATCGAAACGGCGGAGCTGCCGAAGGGCGCCCTCTGGGAAAGCTGCGCGATCATGCAATATCTCTGCAACAAGCACGGGCTCGATCAGTTCTATCCGAAGGACCCCGAGGCGCGCGCGATGATCGACAGCGCCATGTTCTACCTGATCGGCACCTTCTATCCCTATCTGGCGCGCGCCACCTACCCGGCTCTCAATTTCCCGCAATATCCGGGCGAGGTCGGCTTCAGCGACGCGGACGCCGAGACCAAGGAACGAGCCCGCGGGGCCGCCGCAGACGCGCTCGCCGAACCGCTCGAGGTCTTCCGCGCCTTCTACATGGGCGACAAGCCGTTCATCGGCGGCGACAGGCCATCGATCGCCGACATAAGGCTTGCCTCGACGCTCGAGTTCCTGGCGGCGATCGATTATTCCCTGCCGGACTGGGCCAGGACCTATGTATCGGCGATGGAAAAGTCGCTCGGCGACGCCTACAGCGAACCGGCCGCCGATGTCCGCGGCTATATCGACTATGTAAAGTCGCTGTAGGAGAGGACGTTCTTCACCAGAAGAGCAGGATGACGCCCGTTGCGCCGAGCGCAACGATCCAAAGGCGATCGAAATTGATCCATGCGGCGCGCAAGGCCGCAAGACCGAGCCAGCTGAAGACGAGCAAGGCAATTGCCGCGATCACGGCGAGCATGGCGCCGGTATGGACGGCGACGGCGGCAAGCGAAACGGAAAGCGAGCCGGCGGTGCCGGCCATGCCGGCGTGATCGGCGATGCAAAGGCTCATGACCGACGGCACGAGCATCAGCCCGGCGCCGTGGCTTGTCGCCATAAGGAAGGACCAGCCGGCAAGCCCGGCCATGCCGGTCCGCATGCCGACCCTCACGCGGTGACGGTGTCCGTAGATGGCAAGGTAACCGGCGAAAGCCAGGATGAGCGCGGCGGCGGCAAGTTGCAGGCTGCGCAGGTCCATGACCGCTCCGAATGCGATCACCACGACAAGCACCGTTGCGATGGAAACCGCATGGCCGAGGGCGATCGGAACCAGGGACAGCCAGACGGTCCCGGCACTTTGCCGATGCAGCCCGAGCGCGACGGCGAAAAGCCAGCCCATCGCCGGGTTGGCACCGTGAAAAGCGCCGAGGCCGGCGAGTGAGAGCCAGGGCCAGAGGTTCGTCATTTGCGGTGCTGCGGGCGCACGGTCCGGCTCTCCCTAAGGTTCGAACTCAATCGCCTTGTCAGCATTCGAGGGGGTGGCTGCCCTCACCCTAACCCTCTCCCCGCTTGCGGGGAGAGGGGACTTCTAGCGCGCGGCATATCCCTTTCTCCCCGCAGGCGGAGGAGACCTGAAGCGATCGCCGCGAGTCTCTTCTCCCCGCCCGCGGGGAGAAGGTGGCCGGCAGGCCGGATGAGGGCCAATTACCGGCGTACCGCCGCACTCCCCTCACGGATAGCAATAGGAATCGGACGAGCAGTCGCCGCCTTCGAGCCGAACCTGGTGCGGGCGGTGGCCCTTCGGCCAGTCGACGAAAAAGGTCTCGTCGAAGGCAATCCCGCCATCGTCGCCGACGTCGAGCTTCACCATCCAGCCGTCCAAGCCCTCCGGATAGAATTGCGGGTCGATGGCGCCGTAGAGCGAGTTGGTGAAATAGACCCGCTTGCCGTCGCGACTGATCTCCACCATCTGCGGTCCGCCGTTGAGGGGGCCGTTCGACGCCTTCGGATGCGCCGCCCGCGCCACGATCCCGCCGATCCGCACCCGTCCCGTCTCTTTCGGCGCAAGCGGATCGGAAACGTCGTACTGGATCATATCGCCGGTACCCCAGCAGGACACGTAGAGGAAGCGATCGTCCATCGAGAGGTCGATGTCGGTCACCAGCGGCGCCACCGCCTTGAAGCCCTTGAGCACGGGCGGCAGAAGGTCGGGATCGGCCGGCTCTGCCGGTATCTCGATCACCTTCTTCACCGCCCACTGATTGCCGTCGCGATACCAGGTCCAGATCGACGCCGAGAGGTCCTTGAGGCTGATGACGCAACCGACAAAACCATAGGCCCTGGTCGGATCATGGGCGGGCCGCAGTTCGAAGACGAGCTGGTGCTCCTCGCCGAAATCGATCTCCTGAAGGTGCTTGCGCGTATGCAAATCCCAGAAATGCAGCCGGCGGCCGTAATTCGAGCCGAGCAGCACCTCCGGAACGAGGCCGTTCTCGAAGGTGTCGGGCGTCCCCCATTCGCTGGTGATCATCGTGTCGTGGCCGAGATGCCACCAGAAATCATAGGCAAGCTTCTGCGGCCCGCGGTCCATTTCCCATTGGCCGAGCACGTCGAAGCTGTCGTGGTCGAGCAGGAAGATGCCGCCGGGCGCCTTGCCGTCGCGGTCGGCCAGCGCGTTGACGTATATGCCTTCCGGTCCGCAATGGATCGTGTGCAGCCGCGAATAATTGGCTCGTTCGGCGACTTCCTCGGGCTCGATGACGCGGACGATCTGCGGTTTCCTCGGATCGGGCTTCGTATCGATAATATGCAGCCGCGATGACCTGAGGCCCGGCACGACGAGGTAGCGGCGCTCGACATGCGGATGCGGCGCGTTCGGGCAGAGACAGGAGGAGCAGGCATTCCAGCCGAAATGGTGAAGCTCGTCGCCGACATTCGGCATATCCACCTGTCCGACGATCTTTGAATAGCTCGAAGAGGCCGGGTCGACGTCGACGACGGCGATCGCGTCCGGCCGCAGCCGGTCGGGGTCGAAGGCCGCCACATAGGCGAGCGTCTCTTTCGGAGCCTTTGCGGCCATGCGTGGAGATGGATAGAAGGAGGGATCGGGTCGCCACGTCGTCATTTCGTTTCTCCCCGGAGAAGACAATGCGTGGATCCTGATGCAAGCTTAGTAGATGCGGCAGAAAGGCGTCGGAAATGCGGCGCGCTTGCCCTATTTAGGGGCCGGCGACGAGCGGAAGCAAAGTGGGACAGATGGCCGAATTCGAGTTCGACGCGGAGCTCTGGCTCTATCCCGGAAAGGGCGGCTGGCATTTCATCACGCTGCCGGCAGACATTGCCGGGCAGATCAGGTTCCTCACCGAACCGAAAACGCGCGGCTGGCGCAGCGAGACGGTGATCGCACGGACGGGCTGGACCGAGTGGACGACGTCGATCTTCCCGGACAAGGCCTCGGGTTCGTTTCTGTTGCCGGTGAAGGCGGAGGTTCGGCGACAGGAGAAGCTAGTGGCCGGCCAGGTTGTCAGGATCATTTTGATGCTGAATCGCGCCTAAGCTAAAGTCGATTTTTTGTCGAAGCGACCTGCTCTTGCCCCTCACCCTAGCCCTCTCCCCGCCTGCGGGGAGAGGGGACGTAAGGCGCAGCGTTTGCCGCGAGTCCCCTTCGCCCCGCCTGCGGGGAGAAGGTGGCCGGCAGGCCGGATGAGGGGGTTCACGGAGGCGAGTCAGGGTCGGATCCCGGCTCTACGTCTCGATCCGCAGTTTCATCCGGTCGGCGGCAAAGCGCGTGCGGGAGAATTCCACCGGCCGGCCTTCGAGATCTGCATTGACCGCGTGCGCCTCCAGGACGATCGCCCCCGGGGAAAGTGCGAGCAGGGCAAGCTCCTCCGCATCCGCGTGCCGCGCGACGATCTCCGTCGAGGCGCGGACGTAGTCGCCGAGCCCGTGTGCGGCAAAGGCTTTGGTGATGGAACCTAGACGCGCATATTCTTCGGCCATCCTCGGGAAGCGGTCGGCTGGAAAATAGCTGACGGCTGCCGACAGGGGCCGGCCGTCGCCGCTGCTGACGGTGCGGAGTTCGATGACCCCCGCGCCGGGCGCAATGCCAAGCGCCGCGGCAATCTCGCCGCTCGCCGGCACTTGGGCATGGGCGAAAAGCCTCGTGCCGATTTCCTTCACCTGCCGGCCAAGCCCTTGAGAGAAGCGGGTGCGGCGGGAGATCGGATAGGTGACCCGCTCCTTGCGTTCGATCAGCGTCCCGCGGCCCTGCACGGCGCGGACGAGCCCCTCGTCTGCAAGCGCCGAAAGCGCGCTGCGCACCGTGTGGCGGTTGACGCCGAACTCCTCAGCCAGCGCCGTCTCGGGCGGCACCATGCCGGTCGCGTCGTAATCGCCATTGCTGATTGCCAGCCTTATGCGGTCAGCGATCTGCCGCCAGAGCGCTACGCCGGTCTGTCGCTCGACCGTCTTTCTCACTGCCACTTTTGCCACGATGTCACAAGCCTGTCATTTCCGAGCGCTAGGGAATGGTATAAGATGTATAGTTGTCTAGATCAATAGACATTTTAGGTGAAGCGAATGGATGCGAGCAAGAAACATGAAACCCTGTATGGGGCGGATCGCAAGGAAGGCATGCGGCTGCTGGCGCGCGCCACGCTTGCGGAACTCTCCGCCGCCTGGGAGGCGATTGCCGACAAGCCGGTCGTGGCGTCTGTGCGCGGTCCGGAGACTGGGCTCGTCATGGTACGCGGCCGCATCGGCGGCGGCGGTGATCCCTTCAATCTCGGCGAGGCGACGGTGTCGCGCGCCGCGGTTCGGCTTTCGAGCGGTGAGGTCGGCCACGGACAGCTGCTCGGCACCGACAAGGAACGGGCGCGCTATGCCGCGATCTTCGACGCACTCTTCCAGACCGACGCCCATCGCCCGTCGGTCGAGGCGCTGCACCGGCTGATCGCCGCCCGCCTCGAAGCCGAAGACCGGCGAAAGGCCGAGGAGACGGCCGCGACCCGCGTGAACTTTTTCACCATGGTGCGGGGAGAAGATTGATGAGCCCGCATTCGCAAATCTACGCCGGCGCCTTCGCCGATCCGGTCTTCGCGGCGCAGTCCGTATTCCGCACGCTGATGGACTGCTTCGCGCGGCCGGGTACCATCGGCCGCCTTTCGGCGTCCGCCACACCGCCCTCGCCTCTTGGTAATGCCAGCGGCGCCGTGGCGCTGACGCTCTGCGACCACGACACCCCCGCCTGGCTCTCGCCGGCGCTCGCCAAATCGGCCGTGCCGCAATGGATCGCCTTCCACACCGGCGCATGCGTGACCGAAGCCAAGGACGAGGCGCGTTTCGCCTTCGTCGAGAAGGGTGCCGCAGTCCCGGGTTTCGACCAGTTCGCGCTTGGCACGCAGGAGTATCCCGACCGGTCGACGACGCTCGTCGTCGAGGTCGAGGCGCTGGCGGGCGGTGTGCCGCTCGTCGCTAGCGGCCCGGGCATCAAGGAGGCAGTCGTCGTCGCGCCGATCGGGCTGCCGGACATCTTCCTCGATTTCTGGACCGCCAACCGGGCGATCTTCCCTCGCGGCATCGACCTGGTGCTGACGGCGGAGGGCGCGGTGCTCTGCCTGCCGCGCACGACCAAACTCGAGCGGGAGTAGGAGCATGTACGTAGCCGTCAAAGGCGGGGAAGCCGCCATTGCCAACGCCCACCGCCTGCTTGCAGACCGTCGCCGCGGCGACCGCTCGCTGCCGTCGATCACCATCGAGCAGGTCGTCGAGCAGCTCGGTCTTGCCGTCGATCGCGTCATGGCCGAGGCCTCGCTTTACGACCGCGCGCTCGCCGCGCTTGCCGTGCGCCAGGCGCGCGGCGACATGATCGAGGCGATCTTCATCCTGCGCGCCTATCGCACCACACTTCCTCGCTTCGGCTATTCCGAACCGGTCGACACGGCGAACATGACGGTCGAACGGCGCGTCTCGGCAACCTACAAGGACCTGCCCGGCGGCCAGCTCCTCGGCCCCACCTTCGATTACACTCACCGCCTGCTCGATCCGTCGCTGATCGCAGATGAGACGGTCTCGGAGCCGGCAGTGAAAGAGCCCGGCGAACAGGTCATGCGGGTCTCTGACATCCTCGACGCCGAGGGCCTGATCGAGGGCGACGGAAAGATGCCTGACGGTCACCTGGCCGGCGACCTGACGCGCGAGCCGATGGAGTTTCCAATGCCGCGCGACTTGCGCCTGCAGGCGCTTGCCCGCGGCGACGAAGGCTTTCTGTTGGCGCTCGCCTATTCCACCCAGCGCGGCTATGGCCGCACCCATCCCTTCGTCGGTGAGATCAGGATCGGCGAGGTGGAGGTGGAGCTCGATCTGCCGGAGTTCGGCTTCGCCGTCTCGCTCGGCACCATCCGCGTCACCGAATGCCAGATGGTCAACCAGTTCAAGGGCTCGGCCACTGAGCCACCGCAGTTCACCCGCGGCTACGGGCTCGTCTTCGGCCAAAGCGAGCGCAAGGCCATGTCGATGTCTCTCGTCGACCGGGCGCTCCGAACCGACGAGTTCAGCGAGGATATCGTTGCCCCGACGCAGGACCAGGAATTCGTCATCTCGCACGCCGACAACGTCCAGGCGACCGGCTTCGTCGAGCATTTGAAGCTGCCGCACTACGTCGACTTCCAGGCCGAGCTCGACCTGGTGCGTCGCATGCGCCGCGACTACGAGGCCGCCCGCACCGGCGGCAAGGACGGCATGAAGGAGGCCGCCGAATGAACGACCTTGCAACCTACAATTTCGCCTATCTCGACGAGCAGACGAAGCGGATGATCCGCCGGGCGATCCTGAAGGCGATCGCCATTCCGGGCTACCAGGTGCCCTTCGCCTCGCGCGAAATGCCGATGCCCTATGGCTGGGGCACCGGCGGCGTGCAGGTGACCGCCTCGATCCTCGGACCCACGGACGTGCTGAAGGTCATCGACCAGGGCGCCGACGATACCACCAATGCCGTGTCGATCCGCGCCTTCTTCCAGAAGGTCGCCGATGTCGCCGTCACCACCAGGACGAACGACGCGACGATCATCCAGACGCGGCACCGGATTCCCGAGGAACCACTGAAAGAGGGCCAGACGCTCGTCTACCAGGTGCCGATCCCGGAACCCTTGCGCTTCCTCGAGCCGCGCGAGACCGAGACGCGCAAGATGCATGCCCTCGAGGAATACGGCCTCATGCATGTGAAGCTCTACGAGGACATCGCCCGCAACGGCCATATCGCCACGACCTATGCCTATCCGGTCAAGGTCGAGGGCCGCTATGTCATGGACCCCTCGCCGACGCCGAAATTCGACAATCCGAAGATGCACATGTCGGAGGCGCTGCAGCTCTTCGGCGCCGGCCGCGAAAAGCGCATCTATGCGGTTCCGCCCTATACCCAAGTCGTCAGCCTCGATTTCGAGGACCACCCCTTCGAAATCCAGAAATTCGACAAGCCCTGTGCGCTCTGCTGTGCCGAGAACGTCTATCTCGACGAGGTGGTGCTCGACGACAAGGGTGGGCGGATGTTCGTCTGCTCCGATACCGACCATTGCGAAGACCGGCGCGCGCAAGGCCATGCAGGTCCGATGCTTGCCCGCCCGACGCATGAAAGCCAGGAGGCCGCCGAATGACCGCCGTGCCGCTTCTCAAAGTCAAGGACGTCTCGAAGTTCTACGGAAGCCGCATCGGCTGCCGCAACGTCTCTTTCGAGCTTTATCCCGGCGAAGTGCTCGCCGTCGTCGGCGAGTCCGGTTCCGGCAAGACGACGCTGCTCTCCTGCCTCTCGACCCGGTTGATGGCAAGTTCCGGCATCATCGAATACCACATGCGCGACGGGCAATATCGCGATCTGGCACATATGGGCGAGGCCGAGCGGCGCTTCCTGATGCGCACCGATTGGGGCTTCGTCCACCAGAACCCGGCCGACGGGCTGCGCATGACGGTGTCGGCCGGCGCCAATGTCGGCGAGCGACTGATGGCGGTCGGCGACCGGCATTACGGTAATATCCGCGCGATCGCCAGCGACTGGCTGCGGCGTGTCGAAATCGAAGAGGACCGGATCGACGACCAGCCGCGCGCCTTTTCCGGCGGCATGCGCCAGCGCCTGCAGATCGCCCGCAATCTCGTCACCGCGCCGCGCCTGGTCTTCATGGACGAGCCGACCGGCGGCCTCGACGTCTCGGTTCAGGCCCGCCTCCTCGATCTCGTCCGCGGCCTCGTCCACGATCTCGGCCTTGCTGCTGTTATCGTCACCCACGACCTCGCCGTCGCCCGGCTCCTCTCGCACCGGATGATGGTGATGAAGGACGGCGCCGTCATCGAACAGGGGCTCACCGACCGGGTGCTCGACGATCCGCGCGAGCCTTATACCCAGCTCCTCGTTTCCTCGATTCTGCAGGTCTGACGCATGATCCCGAAAAA
Proteins encoded in this region:
- a CDS encoding DUF1905 domain-containing protein; translation: MAEFEFDAELWLYPGKGGWHFITLPADIAGQIRFLTEPKTRGWRSETVIARTGWTEWTTSIFPDKASGSFLLPVKAEVRRQEKLVAGQVVRIILMLNRA
- a CDS encoding carbon-phosphorus lyase complex subunit PhnI, which translates into the protein MYVAVKGGEAAIANAHRLLADRRRGDRSLPSITIEQVVEQLGLAVDRVMAEASLYDRALAALAVRQARGDMIEAIFILRAYRTTLPRFGYSEPVDTANMTVERRVSATYKDLPGGQLLGPTFDYTHRLLDPSLIADETVSEPAVKEPGEQVMRVSDILDAEGLIEGDGKMPDGHLAGDLTREPMEFPMPRDLRLQALARGDEGFLLALAYSTQRGYGRTHPFVGEIRIGEVEVELDLPEFGFAVSLGTIRVTECQMVNQFKGSATEPPQFTRGYGLVFGQSERKAMSMSLVDRALRTDEFSEDIVAPTQDQEFVISHADNVQATGFVEHLKLPHYVDFQAELDLVRRMRRDYEAARTGGKDGMKEAAE
- the phnH gene encoding phosphonate C-P lyase system protein PhnH, whose translation is MSPHSQIYAGAFADPVFAAQSVFRTLMDCFARPGTIGRLSASATPPSPLGNASGAVALTLCDHDTPAWLSPALAKSAVPQWIAFHTGACVTEAKDEARFAFVEKGAAVPGFDQFALGTQEYPDRSTTLVVEVEALAGGVPLVASGPGIKEAVVVAPIGLPDIFLDFWTANRAIFPRGIDLVLTAEGAVLCLPRTTKLERE
- a CDS encoding selenium-binding family protein, giving the protein MTTWRPDPSFYPSPRMAAKAPKETLAYVAAFDPDRLRPDAIAVVDVDPASSSYSKIVGQVDMPNVGDELHHFGWNACSSCLCPNAPHPHVERRYLVVPGLRSSRLHIIDTKPDPRKPQIVRVIEPEEVAERANYSRLHTIHCGPEGIYVNALADRDGKAPGGIFLLDHDSFDVLGQWEMDRGPQKLAYDFWWHLGHDTMITSEWGTPDTFENGLVPEVLLGSNYGRRLHFWDLHTRKHLQEIDFGEEHQLVFELRPAHDPTRAYGFVGCVISLKDLSASIWTWYRDGNQWAVKKVIEIPAEPADPDLLPPVLKGFKAVAPLVTDIDLSMDDRFLYVSCWGTGDMIQYDVSDPLAPKETGRVRIGGIVARAAHPKASNGPLNGGPQMVEISRDGKRVYFTNSLYGAIDPQFYPEGLDGWMVKLDVGDDGGIAFDETFFVDWPKGHRPHQVRLEGGDCSSDSYCYP
- the phnG gene encoding phosphonate C-P lyase system protein PhnG; translation: MDASKKHETLYGADRKEGMRLLARATLAELSAAWEAIADKPVVASVRGPETGLVMVRGRIGGGGDPFNLGEATVSRAAVRLSSGEVGHGQLLGTDKERARYAAIFDALFQTDAHRPSVEALHRLIAARLEAEDRRKAEETAATRVNFFTMVRGED
- the phnF gene encoding phosphonate metabolism transcriptional regulator PhnF, with protein sequence MAVRKTVERQTGVALWRQIADRIRLAISNGDYDATGMVPPETALAEEFGVNRHTVRSALSALADEGLVRAVQGRGTLIERKERVTYPISRRTRFSQGLGRQVKEIGTRLFAHAQVPASGEIAAALGIAPGAGVIELRTVSSGDGRPLSAAVSYFPADRFPRMAEEYARLGSITKAFAAHGLGDYVRASTEIVARHADAEELALLALSPGAIVLEAHAVNADLEGRPVEFSRTRFAADRMKLRIET